From Zingiber officinale cultivar Zhangliang chromosome 5B, Zo_v1.1, whole genome shotgun sequence, the proteins below share one genomic window:
- the LOC121983908 gene encoding 1-aminocyclopropane-1-carboxylate synthase-like, giving the protein MGMRQTGEFELLSRIATNDGHGENCSYFDGWKAYDSDPFHPKHNPKGVIQMGLAENQLCFDLIEDWLKRNPEASICTREGISQFRDIGNFQDYHGLSSFRRAIARFMEKARGGRARFDPDRVVMSGGATGAQETMAFCLANPGEAFLIPTPYYPGFDRDFRWRTGVELLPFDCYSSNKFKITQSALESAYQEAVKNNVRVKGVLVANPSNPLGTTMDRETLRSLVSFVNDKNIHLVVDEIFSGTVFDSPDFVSVAEIVEDEPGRFNRDLIHVVYSLSKDLGLPGFRVGVIYSFNDAVVRCARRMSSFGLVSTQTQHLLAAMLGDEEFTSKYLAESRRRLSERRRTFEAGLREVGVRSLDSNAGLFCWMDLRHLLEAKTVEEELKLWRIIVHEVKLNISPGASFHCSESGWFRVCFANMDKETMDTALGRIRAFMARAERHRATNEKKKKWAAAAALRLSLPRNGRRYDDILISPHLAMSPHSPLVRAAT; this is encoded by the exons ATGGGGATGCGGCAGACAGGCGAGTTCGAGTTGCTCTCCAGGATTGCAACCAACGACGGCCACGGCGAGAACTGCTCCTACTTCGATGGCTGGAAGGCCTACGACAGCGATCCTTTCCACCCCAAACATAATCCCAAAGGAGTCATCCAAATGGGTCTCGCAGAGAATCAG CTCTGCTTTGACTTGATTGAGGACTGGTTGAAGAGGAATCCGGAGGCTTCGATTTGCACGCGAGAGGGAATTTCACAGTTCAGGGACATCGGCAACTTCCAGGACTACCATGGCCTCTCTTCCTTCCGCAGGGCCATTGCCAGATTCATGGAGAAGGCGAGGGGAGGCAGGGCCAGATTTGACCCCGACCGCGTCGTGATGAGCGGCGGAGCCACCGGAGCGCAGGAGACCATGGCCTTTTGCCTCGCCAACCCCGGCGAGGCCTTCCTCATCCCGACCCCTTATTATCCGGGGTTCGATcgagatttccggtggagaacaGGGGTGGAGCTCCTGCCCTTCGACTGCTACAGCTCCAACAAGTTCAAGATCACGCAATCCGCGTTGGAGTCGGCGTACCAAGAGGCGGTAAAAAACAACGTAAGGGTCAAAGGAGTGCTCGTGGCTAATCCGTCGAACCCTCTCGGCACCACCATGGACAGGGAGACCCTCCGGTCGTTGGTCAGCTTCGTCAACGACAAGAACATCCACTTGGTCGTGGACGAGATCTTCTCCGGCACCGTGTTCGACTCCCCGGACTTCGTCAGCGTGGCGGAGATCGTGGAAGACGAGCCCGGGAGGTTCAACCGCGACCTCATCCACGTGGTCTACAGCCTCTCGAAGGACCTCGGACTGCCGGGGTTCCGCGTCGGCGTCATCTACTCCTTCAACGACGCCGTGGTGCGGTGCGCCCGCCGGATGTCGAGCTTCGGGCTGGTCTCGACGCAGACGCAGCATCTGCTGGCGGCGATGCTGGGCGACGAGGAGTTCACCTCGAAGTACCTGGCGGAGAGCCGGCGGCGGCTGTCGGAGCGGCGGAGGACCTTCGAGGCGGGGCTGAGGGAGGTCGGGGTCCGGAGCCTGGACAGCAACGCGGGGCTGTTCTGCTGGATGGACCTGCGCCATCTGCTGGAGGCGAAGAcggtggaggaggagctgaagCTGTGGCGAATCATCGTGCACGAGGTGAAGCTGAACATCTCGCCGGGGGCCTCGTTCCACTGCTCCGAGTCGGGGTGGTTCAGGGTGTGCTTCGCCAACATGGACAAGGAAACGATGGACACGGCGTTGGGCAGGATCAGGGCCTTCATGGCCCGCGCCGAAAGGCACAGGGCGAcgaacgagaagaagaagaagtgggcgGCGGCCGCGGCGCTGCGGCTGAGCCTGCCGCGGAACGGTCGGCGCTACGACGACATTCTCATTTCGCCGCATCTAGCCATGTCGCCCCATTCTCCTCTCGTTCGCGCCGCCACCTGA